One window of the Podospora pseudopauciseta strain CBS 411.78 chromosome 4, whole genome shotgun sequence genome contains the following:
- a CDS encoding hypothetical protein (COG:L; EggNog:ENOG503NZSW): MSYNSRRQQSKHGYDSQSRDYRHGNDRNNRDRSSRARVSSPPPRRDYRDNGDSYRPPSPSSNSYGHSKHKGYDSRSSYGAPAPAPPAYNPPPQPSYPPPPGVDNYRMPQSDFTFRVEKPVGLQQEPDSYRPQNNRRLRNDRGPQGGRGGRDFRSGPGARGRLGRGGKFRQPWRPFVAAERDLLHTDHNVGDEQAFFDEQGGVTYRNVDELSDSEEAEMDISGDEENGDAEPSSKRARVSIDQSAADDVPKWSNPDPYTALPPETSGQKKKDVVQLIRKARVQAKETRTSLPSEAADFISLDFDDSDDGHDSEDSEHIKESDLVSTRKPGLESAPAAKDTTLPHKDTGSGRPSRVPVLMPDPTPAALGSRKRTHDDQIKMPHTRIKRPAKAPSGGHIIPEWRALPHTSATPWLRMDNSDSKDPIVWLHKEIVDFYDYIKPREFEQHLRHDLVQRMRSFCRRYWRDSDMQPFGSFPSGLYLPTGDMDMVMVSDSYLHGGPAKYNLKKHLWQFKSFLLREGLAWEDDIEVITRAKVPLTKFVDQKTGLKVDISFENSTGITAIETFLAWKDIYPGMPALVTLIKHFLLMRGLNEPVNGGIGGFSVICLVVSMLQMMPEVQSGAMDTRRHLGDLLMHFFDLYGNKFDYQNVAIRLDPPGYIRKTQVDSFAYKNYDRLSIIDPNNEENDISGGSSNTGSIFALFARAHDDLRHKMRSLAEDPRRGKGSILGVIMGGNYSSFEEQRSFLESLANQQPGSPLSTRPRSHQQTHHQSHQSHPTHQSHYTSDRRRNPRGSRRRP; the protein is encoded by the exons ATGTCCTACAACTCACGGCGACAACAATCGAAACACGGCTACGACAGCCAGTCGCGCGATTATCGCCACGGCAATGATCGCAACAACCGTGACCGCTCCTCGCGTGCCCGCGTTTCGTCCCCCCCGCCCCGCCGAGACTACAGGGACAACGGCGACTCTTATCGCCCTCCCAGTCCCTCATCGAACAGTTATGGCCATTCAAAGCACAAGGGATACGACTCCCGCTCGTCCTACGGAGCCCCCGCACCCGCGCCGCCAGCATacaatcctcctcctcagccctcGTATCCGCCCCCGCCGGGTGTCGACAACTACCGTATGCCGCAAAGCGACTTCACCTTTCGGGTAGAGAAACCTGTCGGACTGCAGCAGGAGCCGGACTCTTACCGGCCCCAGAACAACCGCAGACTTCGTAATGATCGGGGGCCTCAAGGTGGCCGTGGAGGGCGTGATTTCCGCAGCGGCCCAGGCGCCCGAGGTCGTCTAGGCCGAGGCGGGAAGTTTCGCCAACCATGGCGACCATTTGTGGCTGCCGAGCGAGATCTTCTTCACACCGACCACAATGTTGGTGACGAGCAAGCATTCTTTGACGAGCAAGGCGGCGTAACATACAGAAATGTGGACGAGCTCTCAGATAGCGAAGAGGCCGAGATGGATATCTCTGGTGACGAAGAGAACGGCGACGCTGAACCCTCCAGCAAACGAGCCCGGGTTTCGATCGACCAGTCGGCTGCCGATGATGTGCCAAAGTGGTCCAACCCCGACCCTTACACAGCTTTGCCACCGGAGACTTCTggccaaaagaagaaagacgTTGTGCAACTGATCCGCAAGGCCCGTGTTCAGGCCAAGGAGACCAGGACATCACTCCCTAGTGAGGCTGCTGACTTCATCTCCCTTGACTTTGATGACAGTGACGATGGCCATGACAGCGAGGACAGCGAGCATATCAAGGAATCCGATCTGGTATCTACACGCAAACCAGGGCTGGAGAGTGCCCCTGCAGCCAAGGACACAACTCTCCCCCACAAGGATACTGGTTCTGGTAGGCCATCTAGAGTTCCGGTTCTGATGCCCGATCCCACCCCTGCTGCGTTGGGTAGCCGAAAACGCACGCATGACGATCAGATAAAAATGCCCCATACAAGGATCAAGAGACCGGCCAAGGCGCCCTCGGGGGGGCACATCATCCCGGAATGGCGAGCACTTCCTCATACGTCAGCCACTCCTTGGTTACGAATGGACAACTCAGATTCGAAAGATCCCATAGTCTG GCTTCACAAGGAGATCGTGGATTTTTATGACTATATCAAACCCCGAGAATTTGAGCAGCACCTCCGTCATGATCTGGTGCAACGGATGAGATCATTCTGTCGCCGATACTGGCGTGACTCGGACATGCAACCTTTTGGCTCGTTTCCATCTGGCCTCTACCTCCCAACCGGTGACATGGACATGGTCATGGTATCCGACAGCTACCTGCACGGCGGGCCTGCGAAATACAACTTGAAGAAGCATCTCTGGCAATTCAAGAGCTTTCTTTTGAGAGAAGGATTGGCTTGGGAAGATGATATCGAAGTCATTACGAGAGCTAAAGTCCCACTGACCAAGTTTGTTGACCAGAAAACAGGCCTCAAGGTTGACATCTCGTTCGAGAACAGCACGGGAATCACTGCTATTGAAACGTTTTTGGCCTGGAAAGACATATATCCGGGAATGCCTGCGTTGGTGACTCTGATCAAGCATTTCCTGTTGATGCGAGGTCTCAATGAACCGGTGAATGGCGGAATCGGTGGCTTCTCGGTCATTTGCCTCGTCGTGAGCATGCTCCAGATGATGCCCGAAGTGCAGAGCGGGGCTATGGACACGCGCCGTCACCTCGGTGACCTCCTGATGCACTTTTTCGACTTGTACGGAAACAAGTTTGACTACCAGAACGTTGCCATTCGCCTCGACCCGCCCGGCTATATCAGAAAG ACTCAAGTGGACTCGTTTGCATATAAGAATTACGACCGGCTCTCCATCATTGACCCCAACAATGAAGAGAATGACATCTCAGGCGGGTCCAGCAACACAGGCAGCATTTTCGCCTTGTTCGCCCGGGCTCACGACGATCTGCGACACAAGATGCGGTCCCTGGCGGAGGATCCTCGCAGAGGAAAGGGCAGCATTCTCGGTGTCATCATGGGGGGCAACTACTCGAGCTTTGAAGAGCAGCGCAGTTTCCTGGAGAGTTTGGCTAACCAGCAGCCGGGATCGCCGCTTTCAACAAGACCCCGATCTCACCAGCAAACTCATCATCAGTCTCATCAGTCGCACCCAACGCATCAGTCTCATTATACTTCCGACCGTCGCCGCAATCCTCGAGGTAGCAGGAGGCGGCCCTGA
- a CDS encoding hypothetical protein (COG:S; EggNog:ENOG503NWFT), producing MASLFVALLGQMRSPVSQESLPDPRIGIIPFSDIMAAERTGSQDSMIEMDAQNKMTEKPAAYDPNSDFEAATIVPDPSERGTTSGKDSPAVNDEAVQDPNIVDFDGPEDMDNPMNWPMKKRWQNIAVISVLTIITPLGSSMFAPGIPRILAEFEESSSTVATFILSVYILGFAFGPLLVAPLSEIYGRSVMYNTGNVFFFIFTICTALSNGIPMMMAFRFLMGVAGSVPITLGSGSISDMMPVEFRGRAMAVWAIGPLLGPCIGPVAGGYLIRAAGWRWVYWLIAIVTGLIAVFTFFTLRESYAPVILERRAARLRKETGNPILRSKLADNTTTPAEKLKTALVRPMYFLFRVPIVTLLSLYVAVTYGVLYLLFTTFSLVFGQNTLGSSYGFGEGEVGLVFIPSAIGMALGIVIFGAMSDKLVTQKISSGEKHKPEIRLTPFLTIPAGVTLPIGLFLYGWTTHYGVHWIVPMIGVVIFCFGLMGIMMACQNYLLDVYPQNAASVTAALAVLRSLAGALLPLGAIDMYIALGLGWGNSLLGFISLGLIPIPLLFFLFGERIRGVKKVPTATEA from the exons ATGGCCTCCCTCTTCGTGGCTCTTCTTGGCCAGATGCGATCTCCCGTCAGCCAAGAATCTCTTCCAGATCCCCGGATTGGCATCATCCCATTTTCGGACATAATGGCAGCTGAACGCACAGGATCCCAAGACTCCATGATCGAGATGGACGCTCAAAACAAAATGACAGAAAAGCCGGCCGCCTACGACCCCAACTCGGACTTCGAAGCCGCCACTATCGTGCCCGACCCATCAGAGAGAGGAACCACTTCAGGCAAAGACTCACCCGCCGTGAACGATGAGGCTGTTCAGGATCCCAACATTGTTGACTTCGACGGTCCCGAGGACATGGACAACCCCATGAACTGGCCcatgaagaagaggtggcAGAACATTGCCGTCATCTCTGttctcaccatcatcacccccctcggcAGTTCCATGTTCGCACCCGGCATCCCCAGAATCTTGGCCGAGTTTGAAGAGAGCTCTTCCACCGTCGCTACCTTCATTCTCAGCGTTTACATTCTCGGTTTCGCCTTCGGACCTCTCCTCGTCGCTCCTCTGAGTGAGATTTACGGCAGATCTGTGATGTACAACACGGGCAACGTCTTCTTtttcatcttcaccatctgCACGGCTCTTTCCAATGGCATTCCAATGATGATGGCCTTCCGCTTCCTCATGGGTGTGGCCGGTTCAGTTCCTATCACTCTCGGCAGTGGCAGTATCTCCGATATGATGCCTGTCGAATTCCGCGGTCGCGCCATGGCAGTCTGGGCCATTGGACCTCTTCTGGGACCATGCATTGGTCCGGTGGCTGGTGGCTACCTCATTCGCGCAGCTGGCTGGCGCTGGGTCTACTGGCTCATTGCCATCGTCACTGGCCTCATCGCcgtcttcaccttcttcaccctccgCGAGTCCTACGCACCCGTCATCCTCGAGCGCAGAGCCGCTCGCCTCCGCAAAGAAACCGGTaaccccatcctccgctCCAAGCTCgccgacaacaccaccactccggccgagaagctcaagaccGCCCTCGTACGCCCCATGTACTTCCTCTTCCGCGTCCCCATCGttaccctcctctccctctatGTCGCCGTCACCTATGGTGTTCTctacctcctcttcaccaccttctcaCTTGTCTTCGGTCAGAACACGCTTGGCAGCAGCTACGGCttcggggagggtgaggtcgGTCTTGTCTTCATTCCCTCCGCCATTGGTATGGCTCTCGGAATTGTCATCTTCGGTGCCATGAGCGATAAGCTGGTCACGCAAAAGATCAGCAGCGGAGAGAAGCACAAGCCCGAGATCAGACTCACACCCTTCCTGACCATTCCCGCCGGTGTCACGCTTCCTATCGGCTTGTTCTTGTACGGCTGGACCACCCACTATGGCGTTCACTGGATCGTTCCCATGATCGGCGTTGTGATTTTCTGCTTCGGACTCATGGGTATCATGATGGCTTGCCAAAACTACTTGCTG GATGTCTACCCTCAAAACGCCGCCTCTGTCACCGCCGCTCTTGCTGTGCTCAGATCTCTTGCTGgcgccctcctccctctgggCGCTATCGACATGTACAttgcccttggccttggaTGGGGCAACTCCCTCCTTGGTTTCATCTCCCTCGGGCTGATTCCCatccctcttctcttcttcttgttcggAGAGAGGATCAGAGGCGTCAAGAAGGTGCCCACCGCCACTGAGGCCTGA
- a CDS encoding hypothetical protein (EggNog:ENOG503P0XZ; COG:G), with the protein MPIAYRCHQRQHYPTDSFSIEQAPWTAQVLNNHPFPHALTDEPTSQPTAVIYTGNQWMQITMESAKNSSKSSNMKEILARLGGVFPMDEEVVLKPTGRIKALEPTGGQKEYFIKVAYGEQGRVMLNGEAMSSLMIYDLMPDFMPKPVGFGAYQQEQAAYFYLSEFVDMVRRPSRSFAEQELTCTK; encoded by the exons ATGCCCATCGCTTATCGTTGTCACCAACGCCAGCATTACCCGACCGACAGCTTCTCCATCGAACAAGCCCCGTGGACAGCTCAAgttctcaacaaccaccccttTCCGCATGCACTCACAGACGAACCAACTTCCCAACCAACCGCTGTGATATATACGGGTAATCAGTGGATGCAGATCACCATGGAGAGTGCTAAGAactcgtcaaagtcgagcAACATGAAGGAAATTCTTGCTCGACTGGGCGGTGTTTTCCCCATGGATGAAGAAGTTGTTTTGAAGC CCACTGGTCGTATCAAGGCCCTGGAACCAACCGGTGGCCAGAAAGAGTATTTCATCAAG GTTGCCTATGGTGAGCAAGGGCGGGTCATGCTGAACGGGGAAGCCATGTCGTCTCTGATGATCTACGACCTCATGCCGGACTTCATGCCGAAACCCGTTGGATTCGGCGCCTATCAACAAGAGCAAGCTGCGTATTTCTATCTCTCCGAATTCGTGGACATGGTTCGTCGTCCATCTCGTTCATTCGCAGAGCAAGAACTTACTTGCACGAAATAG
- the HGT1_1 gene encoding high affinity glucose transporter (EggNog:ENOG503NVJ9; COG:P), translating to MYQASNVYFICGFAAIGGALFGFDISSLSGTLGTQAYKRYFSNPVSYTQGGITASMPAGSLLGSLVSSFLADKYSRKVALQISCVLWIIGSILMTASQNVPMLCIGRVVCGFSVGIASAIVPVYQSEIAPKEIRGRVVSLQQWAITWGILIQYFIQFGAAHGTGGGPSDPDQPTAAFRIPWGIQMVPAVILFVGLFFFPYSPRWLASKDRWEEALQVLANLHGKGNTRHPKVLAQYQEIEDALKFEREQAVSSFKALIEPRMLKRVALGMSIQMWSQLCGMNIMMYYIVYIMEGAQIASPLATASIQYVINVVMTLPAILFLDKWGRRPSLIYGSFGMMTWLFISGALQQYYGQPNTEETRTPDNSDITWIVINNRPVSSAIVSCSYLFVATFATTWGPVSWTYPAEIFPSKIRAKAVSLSTSANWFWNMVLAFAVPPLLWNISYKMYYIFAAFNGAAFIHMALMAPETKGFTLEEMDEVFNSGRPAWKKFDRGSRLEELEREIERGNVKVSVPPGGRPVAGDPEQGVELKKVATPPAGNPIS from the exons ATGTATCAGGCAAGCAATGTTTACTTTATATGCGGGTTTGCCGCCATTG GCGGCGCCCTCTTCGGCTTCGACATCTCGTCTCTGTCGGGCACCCTAGGCACCCAAGCCTACAAGCGCTACTTCAGCAACCCAGTTTCATACACACAGGGAGGCATCACCGCCTCCATGCCCGCTGGCTCTTTGCTGGGATCTCTCGTCTCGTCCTTCCTGGCGGATAAGTACTCGCGCAAGGTGGCGCTACAGATCTCTTGCGTGCTATGGATCATCGGTTCCATTCTCATGACGGCCTCCCAAAATGTTCCGATGCTGTGTATAGGCAGGGTGGTGTGCGGTTTCTCGGTTGGCATCGCGTCGGCGATTGTGCCAGTGTACCAGAGCGAGATTGCGCCCAAGGAGATCAGGGGCAGAGTAGTGAGCTTGCAACAATGGGCTATCACGTGGGGTATCTTGAT TCAATATTTCATCCAGTTCGGAGCTGCTCATGGCACTGGAGGTGGACCAAGCGATCCCGATCAACCAACCGCCGCCTTCCGAATCCCATGGGGCATTCAAATGGTGCCTGCTGTCATCCTCTTCGTGggtctcttcttcttcccttaCAGTCCTCGTTGGTTGGCGTCCAAGGATCGATGGGAGGAGGCTCTCCAGGTTTTGGCGAACCTACATGGGAAGGGAAATACTCGCCATCCCAAGGTACTGGCGCAATATCAGGAGATTGAAGATGCCTTGAAGTTTGAGAGAGAGCAGGCTGTGTCTTCATTCAAAGCCCTCATTGAGCCAAGAATGTTGAAGAGGGTGGCACTGGGCATGAGTATTCAGATGTGGTCTCAGCTGTGTGGCATGAACATCATGAT GTACTATATCGTCTACATCATGGAAGGCGCCCAGATTGCCTCTCCTTTGGCTACAGCATCGATTCAATACGTCATCAACGTGGTGATGACCCTACCagccatcctcttcctcgatAAATGGGGCCGTCGTCCCTCCCTGATCTATGGATCATTCGGCATGATGACTTGGCTATTCATTTCTGGTGCCCTGCAACAATATTACGGACAGCCCAACACGGAGGAGACGAGAACGCCCGACAACAGCGACATCACCTGGATTGTTATTAACAACCGGCCTGTTTCGTCCGCCATTGTCTCGTGCTCGTACTTGTTTGTCGCTACATTCGCCACGACTTGGGGTCCTGTCTCGTGGACCTACCCAGCGGAGATTTTCCCGTCCAAGATCCGTGCCAAAGCTGTTTCGCTTTCAACATCGGCTAATTGGTTCTGGAACATGGTACTTGCCTTTGCCGTGCCGCCGCTGTTGTGGAACATCTCTTACAAAATGTACTACATCTTTGCTGCGTTTAACGGGGCGGCTTTCATCCACATGGCACTGATGGCGCCAGAGACGAAGGGGTTCACActggaggagatggacgaGGTGTTTAACTCGGGGAGGCCAGCTTGGAAAAAGTTTGATAGGGGAAGcaggttggaggagctggagagagAGATTGAGAGGGGGAATGTCAAGGTCTCGGTGCCTCCTGGTGGTCGACCCGTGGCCGGCGATCCAGAGCAGGGCGTtgagttgaagaaggtggcTACTCCTCCGGCTGGAAACCCTATCTCATGA
- a CDS encoding hypothetical protein (EggNog:ENOG503NVMZ; COG:C) has translation MSGPPKTQALIDSLANSKCEYRRLGQSGLRISVPIFGCMSFGDSRAMSWAVGEEKALPLLKAAYDRGLNTWDTANMYCNGASEVLIGKALKQYDIPRHKVIIMTKCFWAVGEEIELAAWQNNKEMVTKSKDYVNQGGLSRAAIFNQVEASLKRLDTDYIDLLQIHRFDPETPIEETMKALHDLVQSGKVRYLGASSMWATQFARMQFCAERNGWTKFVSMQNHYNLLYREEEREMNRFCNDTGVGLIPWAPLCRGHLARRLDQFGSTDRSKGEKDNQPGAHGTVEPDITIIKRAIELADKHEWPISHVALAWINKRVASPIVGFNSIERMEEVISANGKVLTEEEEKYLEELYQPKAIQGHA, from the exons ATGAGCGGCCCTCCTAAGACGCAGGCTCTCATCGACTCTCTTGCCAACTCAAAATGTGAATACCGCCGCCTAGGCCAGTCAGGCCTCCGGATCTCGGTCCCTATCTTCGGCTGCATGTCTTTCGGCGACTCCCGCGCCATGAGCTGGGCAGTCGGCGAGGAAAaggccctccccctcctcaaagcAGCCTACGACCGCGGACTCAACACCTGGGACACGGCCAACATGTACTGCAACGGCGCCTCTGAAGTCCTCATTGGGAAAGCCCTCAAGCAGTACGACATCCCCCGCCAcaaagtcatcatcatgaccaAGTGCTTCTGGGCAGTCGGCGAAGAAATCGAGCTTGCCGCCTGGCAGAACAATAAGGAGATGGTGACCAAGTCCAAGGACTACGTCAACCAGGGTGGTCTGTCAAGAGCGGCGATTTTCAACCAGGTCGAGGCGAGCTTGAAGAGGCTGGATACGGATTACATTGATCTACTGCAGATCCACCGCTTCGATCCCGAGACGCCCATCGAGGAGACGATGAAGGCGCTGCACGATCTTGTGCAGAGCGGGAAGGTGAGGTATTTGGGAGCGAGCAGCATGTGGGCGACGCAGTTTGCAAGGATGCAGTTTTGTGCCGAGAGAAACGGTTGGACTAAGTTTGTCTCGATGCAAAATCACTACAACTTGCTGTATCGTGAAGAGGAAAGGGAGATGAACAGGTTCTGCAACGACACCGGGGTGGGATTGATTCCATGGGCGCCGTTATGCAGGGGCCATTTGGCCCGGAGGCTGGATCAGTTTGGATCAACGGATAGGAGtaagggggagaaggataACCAGCCTGGGGCCCATGGTACAGTCGAGCCTGACATTACTATTATCAAAAGGGCCATTGAGTTGGCGGACAAGCATGAGTGGCCT ATTTCCCACGTTGCATTGGCTTGGATCAACAAGAGAGTTGCCAGTCCCATTGTCGGGTTCAACAGCATTGAAcggatggaggaggtgatttCTGCCAACGGCAAGGTGTtaacggaggaggaggagaagtaTCTTGAAGAACTCTACCAGCCAAAGGCTATCCAAGGCCACGCTTAG